Proteins co-encoded in one Treponema succinifaciens DSM 2489 genomic window:
- a CDS encoding type IV secretion system protein: MQQENRILKFVVIVATLSFFLSIGITIFAVSRPDSIPVLVTMNDFGETQYIGPVSRRNYQNFNVPEVAIQAQVKEFISLTNTLSTDKIVMKKSVAKTYHLLTSTTAQKYSTLVRENNPFKDFGNRTKEVIFQTEPLKLSADTYQVDYQIITRQLSGQMMSDESFRAVITVKMLQPSDEDIKDNPLGIYITAFDMKPIENTSTKTK, from the coding sequence GTGCAGCAGGAGAATCGGATTTTGAAATTTGTGGTTATTGTGGCTACCCTTTCTTTTTTTCTTTCCATCGGAATCACCATTTTTGCTGTCAGTCGCCCAGATTCAATTCCCGTACTTGTTACGATGAATGATTTTGGCGAAACGCAGTACATCGGTCCTGTTTCCCGCAGAAACTATCAGAACTTCAATGTTCCCGAAGTTGCGATTCAGGCACAGGTCAAAGAATTCATCAGCCTTACGAACACGCTTTCCACTGATAAGATAGTGATGAAAAAATCTGTTGCAAAAACTTATCATCTTCTGACTTCAACAACAGCACAGAAGTATTCAACGCTTGTCCGTGAAAACAATCCTTTCAAAGATTTCGGGAATCGCACGAAGGAAGTTATTTTCCAGACCGAACCGTTAAAGCTTTCCGCAGACACTTATCAGGTTGATTATCAGATTATTACCCGCCAGCTTTCCGGGCAGATGATGAGCGATGAATCGTTCCGTGCGGTTATTACGGTCAAAATGCTCCAGCCTTCGGACGAGGACATCAAGGATAATCCGCTTGGAATCTACATCACAGCTTTTGATATGAAGCCGATTGAAAACACATCAACAAAAACAAAATAA
- a CDS encoding TrbI/VirB10 family protein, whose amino-acid sequence MSENESPENQTEELTAQSGEEKADELLEEELYADEDEDELMPPEEENEARMLNTGTIIGVIMVGVLVIFLIAFVAMNAGSWKRKQQDSSELDKAGTKTVIEFKDKSPVDFSSGNSEKSDSSETEKSEKEIDDILETLPAEFQLPQHGEVGTAPVSSVGSKSNYKSDRPDTRNSKSPRKIEGLAALDYSSQQQNGNLVSQIMSGNYGTNASGQRMSREEFIAQQMAQTQSLQNLLYGNGAFGNGIASTGSTTPATNAYDTNRENFFNSGAGSTGGKYLSKASLWDGAIISGALVTAINTDNPGVVIARVTENVYSSQDHSFLLIPEGSLLMATYNSSVSYGQKDVQVAWNLLIRPDNYRVQLGNMNGVNAQGASGYRGSVSNHPFETLKALGMIAMFSIIQTEISNDINSQNNEYLKNSMTDVYAEASKMGNKILNKALDIKPTIKIKEGTEIKLITNTPLELPPVEIPVAQERYVRTR is encoded by the coding sequence ATGAGCGAAAATGAATCACCTGAAAATCAGACAGAGGAATTGACGGCTCAAAGTGGAGAAGAAAAAGCGGATGAGCTTTTAGAAGAAGAACTGTACGCAGACGAGGACGAAGATGAGCTTATGCCTCCGGAAGAGGAAAATGAGGCTCGTATGCTCAACACCGGGACGATAATCGGTGTAATTATGGTGGGCGTTCTTGTGATTTTTCTGATTGCCTTTGTTGCGATGAACGCTGGAAGCTGGAAGCGAAAGCAGCAGGATTCAAGTGAACTCGACAAGGCTGGAACTAAGACAGTGATTGAGTTTAAGGACAAGTCGCCTGTTGATTTTTCGTCTGGAAATTCTGAAAAGTCTGATTCTAGCGAAACCGAAAAGTCGGAAAAGGAAATAGATGATATTCTAGAAACTTTGCCCGCAGAGTTCCAGCTTCCGCAGCATGGAGAAGTCGGAACCGCACCTGTTTCGTCAGTCGGAAGCAAGTCAAATTACAAATCTGACAGACCTGATACCCGTAATTCAAAATCCCCAAGAAAGATTGAAGGGCTTGCAGCTCTGGATTATTCAAGCCAGCAGCAGAACGGAAATCTTGTTTCGCAGATTATGAGCGGGAATTATGGCACGAATGCCAGCGGACAAAGAATGAGTCGTGAAGAATTCATTGCACAGCAGATGGCACAGACACAGAGCTTACAGAACTTGCTTTATGGAAACGGAGCGTTCGGAAATGGGATAGCTTCTACAGGCTCAACTACCCCCGCTACAAATGCTTACGACACCAACCGCGAAAACTTCTTCAATTCTGGAGCTGGAAGTACTGGCGGTAAGTATCTGAGCAAGGCATCTCTCTGGGACGGAGCGATTATCTCAGGCGCACTGGTTACGGCAATCAACACGGATAATCCCGGCGTGGTAATTGCCCGCGTAACCGAGAATGTGTATTCAAGCCAGGATCATTCTTTTCTTTTGATTCCAGAAGGTTCGCTCTTGATGGCAACATACAATTCATCTGTGAGCTACGGGCAGAAGGATGTTCAGGTCGCATGGAATCTGCTTATCCGTCCGGATAATTACCGGGTTCAGCTTGGAAATATGAACGGCGTAAATGCTCAGGGAGCGAGCGGTTATCGCGGAAGTGTTTCAAATCATCCGTTCGAGACGCTTAAAGCTCTCGGAATGATTGCGATGTTCAGCATTATCCAGACGGAAATTTCAAATGACATCAATTCGCAGAATAACGAGTATCTCAAAAACTCAATGACAGATGTTTACGCCGAAGCGAGCAAGATGGGAAACAAAATATTGAATAAGGCTTTGGATATAAAACCAACAATCAAAATCAAGGAGGGCACGGAAATCAAACTGATTACAAACACGCCGCTGGAGCTTCCGCCTGTGGAAATCCCTGTGGCACAGGAACGGTATGTAAGAACACGATAG
- a CDS encoding Ig-like domain-containing protein: protein MKISNIKLRLAGVLSLASFTLGLPSCSFFNSFDESPAAKVIEINSLSLAKTALETQIGAMEYVSVSVKPSKEQKNITLKWDYDASIIECDKSSNWGVTIKGLAEGQTSLRCSYGGYEAHCLVTVKGFAENYEVTTEPYIYPNYSVLQTSPGVSEKVFVSLYGGDVSDIDGYTWTVDNPAVASIQPTGQYCMITAKDAGYARIKITHTKAAYPYYMGVYVFADATEVSYITTSNNIVTMNQDDGDKAISVSLVNGKEGLLDSQFAWEIINEKDEESPISLSFNGNNAVISPKHGGSCTLRVTHPDSAYPLDILCRVISIVKNVYIQPSTTVVTLTGVTEQTITSELVNLNAGEYNIDGFKYILDDYNVAEIVGSVGNQVTLKGVANGSCKLIISHEKSEYSREVLVIANGQLKDAVDASCYITTSQNYIRTKVGAAGQTINISLKGGEDGDESGFMWSVKSTTADGSTGKVINLETANGSVFHTSARAAAATYSYGSAYLEPLAEGTAVITITHPKILYPTEILVKVLNKDAILEEPLYFTGEGLLRILNGESKDYTVQLRGNNKNLSDDSGITWSIDDSRLSATGNGNIATVKAPAHGSGSTISHLNAHHNKAESDKTVLVMTADDEETLMNMKALYADKLYYNFTVGNEVTVVCSHAGFENEGASEEEYVEYDFSQFKWTISDPSVISVTKNNDYPLACTVKGLKSGKSKLTGSIIDNGTTYSCEFTMTVYPEGAVQTEPEIYFTTTQNIVTLGGAGNSAKVFVTAISLPSSEYSNISWKSENESVATVISNGTSATITAVSEGESVIKVTHPDSQNTIKIYVRVGSEYVIPEVEPVVYISSQDVLTMLRDEPSQKLQATLVNYSETDTSGFSFSIDNDSIAQIYAQSESGVAYIKPVSSGQAEITITHIKTDISKKVLVVVGNSAEELAGYTYLTTSNNVVAIGEGNTRTVTVSVKNSDTVIVDGYTWTSSNPAIADVTSSGATAMFKGNKIGTAIITVTNKSCTYSLQIIAQVIDPIAASANPYIQLTSSVMTLTCGTSYTSITAELVGGSESDKSDFIWQSNDSKIAIVYGQNEIGKVRALAAGTTYITVSHPKAAYSAQILVVCDEEKKSDCYITVPSSIVTMKPTDSAQTITASLVNGEATDKYNFSWSLDVYDIIDFQYSANVCTITPKQTGSVTITITHPKAAYNQQVIVNVQQYSTFAFPQQNMTITHGEVSFVSMQVPNTNVATHIEYSVENGNICSVKGTKTTAQITAVGAETTTVKARLIASSSGAEQASTEMMVYVKEKEVNAVYITASSTVTTLKKGKSQTLSATLTGTGVVSSDVYNLKWSTSDSDIVQVTGIGSDGSVIGQSIYITALKPGEAVITCSHPKAASTLQFYVVVPGSAEKLITLNKTYITLVKGSSGTPLKASIENSESQRDYYDIIWTAEEVNGSEICRIMGNGQNVTVYPIKPGQTSVTAQLPDSDVVAKCTVIVEAGKSFVFESSVRSIQPKHTVTVKYTVSPPDSVLTWTTAQTEDFFEYHDNGCDANGNGSVDIIGNERNKIGSGTLTCISSEGAKGMLNVKVAWDYDLSIKGVTAFTITPDEKRTFEYSVNPADADIIVVSSELNTTFGYEKKDNGDGSGTITIKPFHENQRETTIDIIATNPKNNDEEIGRKTIKARFVYKSVDPKIQFLSSDGRWTNWSGENNLLSMGDGETARLKVYIDNEKADASITKVEFVPQSANGKSMTLSQESSGASEKVVRLSHPTDSIVYNYRIDKLLVPYIGGKEINWMSNITWRADYWSHSHTFSSTTYDDFIMLCTKSGYNRGSQPTGFNQNDSEGPSNGIYGYFMDDNGTSFSLTGNWEVKEDESWIGRILTQEELKNYAWLYFPGTPVGYKNTFDFTYNDIATGAISRGSYGKGALVDSMDGRIMTENVSISTVPSTDTTVQSGSGFVGYLVVYVRHNGSDKDTKVYVNLDIRNCEKGYR, encoded by the coding sequence ATGAAAATCTCAAATATAAAACTCAGGCTTGCAGGCGTTTTGTCGCTTGCAAGTTTTACTCTTGGCTTACCGTCATGTAGCTTTTTCAACAGCTTTGATGAAAGCCCTGCAGCAAAAGTAATCGAAATCAATTCGCTTTCGCTTGCAAAGACTGCTTTGGAAACGCAGATTGGGGCGATGGAATATGTTTCTGTTTCGGTAAAGCCGAGCAAGGAACAGAAAAACATCACGCTTAAATGGGATTATGACGCTTCGATTATCGAGTGCGACAAATCATCTAATTGGGGCGTTACAATCAAGGGCTTGGCAGAAGGTCAGACTTCGCTCCGTTGCTCTTACGGCGGTTATGAGGCACATTGTCTTGTTACGGTAAAGGGCTTTGCAGAAAACTACGAGGTCACGACAGAGCCGTATATCTATCCAAATTATTCAGTCTTGCAGACTTCACCGGGCGTGAGTGAAAAGGTATTTGTCTCACTTTATGGCGGCGATGTTTCGGATATTGATGGTTATACCTGGACCGTAGACAATCCTGCAGTCGCTTCGATTCAGCCGACAGGTCAGTATTGTATGATTACGGCAAAGGATGCCGGATATGCAAGAATCAAAATCACGCACACAAAGGCAGCTTATCCATATTACATGGGCGTGTATGTCTTTGCGGACGCAACCGAAGTAAGTTACATCACCACAAGCAACAACATTGTAACGATGAACCAGGACGATGGAGACAAGGCAATCTCAGTTTCACTTGTGAACGGTAAAGAAGGTTTGCTCGACAGCCAGTTTGCGTGGGAAATCATCAACGAGAAAGATGAGGAAAGCCCGATTAGTCTGAGCTTTAACGGAAATAATGCAGTAATCAGCCCTAAGCATGGTGGAAGCTGCACTTTGCGAGTAACTCACCCGGATTCAGCCTACCCGCTTGATATTCTGTGCCGTGTAATTTCAATAGTAAAAAATGTGTATATCCAGCCAAGCACAACCGTTGTCACTTTGACTGGAGTGACCGAACAGACTATAACAAGCGAGCTTGTTAATCTGAACGCCGGTGAATACAACATAGACGGTTTCAAATATATTCTTGACGATTACAATGTTGCAGAAATAGTTGGTTCTGTCGGGAATCAGGTAACGCTCAAAGGTGTGGCTAACGGTTCCTGCAAGCTGATTATTTCTCACGAAAAGAGTGAGTACAGCCGTGAAGTTCTTGTGATTGCAAATGGTCAGCTCAAAGACGCAGTGGACGCAAGTTGTTATATCACGACAAGCCAGAACTATATCAGAACAAAAGTCGGAGCAGCAGGTCAGACTATCAATATTTCGCTTAAAGGTGGAGAAGACGGCGATGAATCAGGCTTTATGTGGAGCGTAAAAAGCACCACTGCGGACGGTAGCACAGGAAAGGTTATCAACCTTGAAACTGCCAACGGCTCTGTCTTCCATACTTCCGCACGTGCCGCTGCCGCAACCTATTCTTATGGCTCAGCTTATCTTGAACCGCTTGCTGAAGGAACTGCGGTAATCACTATCACACATCCGAAAATCCTCTACCCTACTGAGATTCTGGTAAAGGTTCTGAATAAGGACGCTATTTTGGAAGAGCCGCTTTATTTTACAGGCGAAGGGCTTCTTCGTATCTTGAACGGGGAGTCAAAGGACTATACCGTACAGCTTCGTGGAAATAATAAAAATCTTTCTGATGATTCCGGTATTACCTGGAGCATTGATGATTCGCGTCTTTCTGCTACAGGAAACGGAAACATTGCAACGGTAAAAGCTCCCGCTCATGGAAGTGGAAGCACAATCAGTCATTTGAATGCACATCACAATAAGGCAGAATCAGATAAAACAGTTCTTGTTATGACGGCGGATGATGAAGAAACGCTGATGAACATGAAAGCCCTTTATGCGGACAAGCTCTATTATAACTTCACCGTTGGGAATGAAGTTACGGTAGTATGCAGTCATGCGGGATTTGAAAATGAAGGTGCATCCGAAGAAGAGTATGTGGAGTATGATTTCTCTCAGTTCAAGTGGACTATTTCTGATCCGTCAGTAATCAGCGTGACTAAAAACAATGATTATCCTCTTGCCTGTACGGTAAAAGGATTGAAGAGCGGAAAGTCAAAACTCACGGGAAGCATCATAGACAATGGAACGACCTATTCATGTGAATTCACGATGACAGTTTATCCGGAAGGAGCTGTTCAGACTGAGCCTGAGATTTATTTCACCACCACACAGAATATCGTGACTTTGGGCGGAGCGGGAAATTCAGCGAAAGTATTTGTAACCGCAATCAGTCTTCCTTCAAGCGAGTATTCTAACATCAGCTGGAAGAGCGAGAATGAGAGCGTTGCGACAGTGATTTCTAACGGAACGAGCGCGACAATTACGGCAGTCAGCGAGGGTGAGAGCGTTATAAAAGTTACACACCCGGACAGCCAGAACACGATTAAAATCTATGTCCGTGTTGGAAGTGAATATGTTATCCCGGAAGTTGAGCCTGTTGTTTATATTTCGTCTCAGGACGTTCTTACCATGCTCCGAGACGAGCCTTCACAGAAACTACAGGCAACGCTGGTAAATTATTCAGAAACAGACACAAGCGGATTCAGTTTTTCTATTGATAATGATTCCATTGCACAGATTTATGCCCAATCAGAAAGCGGAGTTGCGTACATAAAGCCGGTTTCCAGCGGTCAGGCAGAAATCACCATTACGCACATAAAGACAGACATAAGCAAGAAAGTTCTTGTTGTTGTCGGAAACAGTGCGGAAGAACTTGCGGGCTACACATATCTCACAACATCTAACAATGTTGTTGCGATTGGTGAGGGAAACACAAGAACCGTAACCGTGAGCGTGAAGAACTCTGATACCGTGATTGTTGACGGCTACACCTGGACTTCGAGCAATCCTGCTATTGCGGATGTAACTTCGAGCGGTGCAACGGCCATGTTCAAAGGAAACAAAATCGGAACTGCTATCATCACAGTAACGAACAAGAGTTGCACCTACTCTTTGCAGATTATCGCACAGGTAATAGACCCGATTGCGGCGAGTGCAAATCCGTATATCCAGCTCACATCAAGTGTAATGACGCTTACCTGCGGAACAAGCTACACTTCGATTACTGCAGAACTTGTGGGAGGAAGTGAAAGCGACAAGAGTGATTTTATCTGGCAGTCGAATGACTCAAAGATTGCTATAGTTTATGGTCAGAATGAGATAGGAAAAGTCCGTGCATTGGCAGCTGGGACAACATACATCACCGTAAGCCATCCGAAAGCCGCCTACTCTGCTCAGATTCTTGTTGTGTGTGATGAAGAGAAGAAGAGCGACTGTTACATCACCGTTCCTTCTTCGATTGTCACCATGAAGCCGACAGATTCAGCGCAGACAATTACCGCAAGTCTTGTGAACGGAGAAGCAACCGATAAATACAATTTCTCCTGGTCGCTTGATGTTTATGACATCATTGATTTCCAGTATTCAGCCAATGTCTGCACTATCACGCCGAAGCAGACCGGAAGCGTTACGATTACAATCACTCACCCCAAGGCGGCATACAATCAGCAGGTGATTGTGAATGTTCAGCAGTATTCGACATTCGCATTCCCGCAGCAGAATATGACGATTACGCATGGAGAAGTGAGCTTTGTTTCAATGCAGGTTCCGAATACGAATGTTGCGACTCACATTGAATACTCGGTTGAAAATGGCAATATCTGTTCTGTAAAAGGCACAAAGACAACAGCCCAGATAACGGCAGTGGGTGCCGAAACGACAACAGTAAAGGCTCGCCTCATCGCTTCAAGCAGCGGTGCGGAACAGGCAAGTACGGAGATGATGGTGTATGTTAAGGAAAAAGAAGTGAACGCCGTCTATATCACTGCAAGCTCTACCGTCACCACGCTCAAAAAAGGAAAATCACAGACTCTCAGCGCGACACTCACGGGAACAGGTGTTGTATCAAGCGATGTCTATAACCTCAAATGGTCTACGAGCGACAGCGACATAGTTCAGGTGACAGGAATCGGTAGTGACGGTTCTGTTATCGGACAAAGCATTTACATCACGGCATTAAAACCAGGAGAAGCTGTTATCACCTGCAGCCATCCGAAAGCCGCAAGCACATTGCAGTTCTATGTGGTGGTTCCGGGAAGTGCCGAGAAGCTGATTACCCTTAACAAAACCTACATTACGCTGGTAAAAGGCTCAAGCGGAACTCCGTTAAAGGCAAGCATTGAGAATTCAGAAAGTCAGCGGGATTATTACGATATTATCTGGACTGCCGAGGAAGTGAACGGCTCTGAAATCTGCCGCATTATGGGGAACGGTCAGAATGTTACGGTCTACCCTATTAAGCCTGGTCAGACAAGTGTAACAGCCCAGCTTCCAGATTCAGATGTAGTTGCAAAATGCACGGTCATTGTCGAAGCCGGAAAGAGCTTCGTGTTTGAATCAAGCGTTCGAAGTATTCAGCCAAAGCATACGGTAACGGTAAAATACACCGTAAGTCCGCCGGACTCAGTTCTTACATGGACAACTGCACAGACAGAAGATTTCTTTGAATATCACGATAACGGATGTGATGCAAACGGTAACGGAAGCGTTGATATTATCGGAAATGAAAGAAACAAGATTGGAAGCGGCACCCTCACCTGCATTTCAAGCGAAGGAGCAAAGGGAATGCTGAATGTCAAAGTCGCATGGGATTACGATCTCAGCATCAAAGGAGTCACTGCATTCACCATCACGCCGGATGAAAAACGCACTTTTGAATACTCGGTGAACCCTGCTGATGCAGACATCATAGTCGTTTCCAGTGAGTTGAACACCACTTTTGGCTATGAAAAGAAGGATAACGGTGACGGAAGTGGAACAATCACAATCAAACCTTTCCATGAGAATCAGCGGGAGACAACGATTGATATTATTGCGACAAATCCGAAGAATAATGACGAGGAGATTGGCAGAAAGACAATAAAGGCTCGTTTTGTGTATAAGAGCGTTGATCCAAAGATTCAGTTCCTTTCGAGTGACGGAAGATGGACTAACTGGAGCGGAGAGAACAATCTTCTTTCGATGGGAGACGGAGAAACAGCCCGACTGAAAGTCTACATTGACAATGAAAAGGCGGATGCCTCTATCACAAAAGTAGAATTTGTTCCTCAAAGCGCAAACGGAAAATCCATGACTCTTTCTCAGGAAAGTTCAGGAGCCTCCGAAAAAGTTGTGAGACTTTCACACCCGACAGATTCAATCGTCTACAACTATCGAATCGATAAACTTCTGGTTCCGTATATCGGCGGAAAAGAAATCAACTGGATGAGCAACATCACCTGGCGAGCGGATTACTGGTCTCACAGCCATACATTCTCCAGCACGACCTATGATGATTTTATCATGCTCTGTACCAAATCTGGCTATAACAGAGGAAGTCAGCCAACAGGATTCAACCAGAATGATTCGGAAGGACCCTCAAATGGAATCTACGGATATTTTATGGATGATAACGGCACATCGTTCAGTTTGACTGGAAACTGGGAGGTAAAAGAAGATGAATCATGGATAGGAAGGATTCTAACTCAGGAAGAACTGAAAAACTATGCCTGGCTCTATTTCCCGGGAACTCCAGTCGGTTATAAGAATACATTTGATTTCACATATAATGATATTGCGACAGGAGCAATAAGCCGAGGTTCTTACGGAAAAGGCGCTCTCGTTGACAGCATGGACGGCAGAATCATGACCGAAAATGTAAGCATCAGCACAGTTCCAAGCACTGATACTACCGTGCAGAGCGGTTCAGGCTTCGTAGGCTATCTGGTAGTCTATGTCCGTCACAACGGTTCGGATAAAGATACCAAAGTGTATGTGAACCTTGATATCCGCAACTGCGAGAAGGGGTACAGGTAA
- a CDS encoding IS3 family transposase: MHDKNGVGLSVLEQCRILKLPRATYYERRRFEAERQKKKAGENKTRFNRAKIVINEWSTHSTYGYKKMSKHLKRLGYDWAGEKFIRNLYKELGIKGQKPVFKTTRSGKAPYGKFPYLLRNKFIAFPNQVMATDITYIKTPWGMMYFTAVIDLYSRKILSWRLSDSMRTDFCLECVREAFEKYGVPAVFNTDCGSQYTSGEFIGLLKSYNVEISMDGIGRCKDNIFVERTWRTLKYEWIFLRDYRSEEELRKLLGEFVRFFNNERIHQGLDYKTPDEVYREGSFPSAIINKMAA; the protein is encoded by the coding sequence ATGCATGACAAAAATGGAGTCGGGCTGTCTGTACTTGAACAGTGCCGGATACTGAAACTTCCACGGGCAACTTACTATGAGCGCCGCAGATTTGAAGCAGAACGACAGAAAAAGAAGGCTGGGGAAAACAAAACAAGGTTCAATCGTGCAAAAATTGTAATCAATGAGTGGTCAACTCACAGTACCTATGGTTACAAAAAGATGTCAAAGCATCTGAAAAGACTCGGGTACGACTGGGCTGGAGAAAAGTTTATCCGCAACCTGTACAAGGAACTTGGAATCAAAGGCCAGAAGCCTGTCTTCAAGACCACAAGAAGCGGAAAAGCGCCATACGGAAAGTTCCCGTACCTCTTGCGGAACAAGTTCATCGCGTTCCCGAACCAGGTAATGGCGACAGACATCACTTACATCAAGACTCCATGGGGCATGATGTATTTTACGGCCGTGATTGATTTGTACAGCCGGAAGATTCTGAGCTGGCGGCTCTCGGACAGCATGAGGACAGATTTCTGCCTGGAATGCGTGAGGGAAGCCTTTGAGAAATACGGGGTTCCGGCAGTATTCAACACGGACTGCGGTTCCCAGTATACCAGCGGAGAGTTCATCGGGCTTCTGAAATCCTACAATGTTGAAATCAGCATGGACGGAATCGGAAGATGCAAGGACAACATCTTTGTAGAGCGAACCTGGCGTACTTTGAAATATGAATGGATTTTTCTCCGGGATTACAGATCCGAAGAAGAACTCCGAAAACTGCTTGGAGAATTCGTGAGGTTCTTCAACAATGAAAGAATTCATCAGGGCTTGGATTACAAGACTCCTGACGAAGTATACAGGGAAGGAAGTTTTCCTTCGGCAATCATCAACAAGATGGCTGCATAA
- a CDS encoding TrbG/VirB9 family P-type conjugative transfer protein, which translates to MKRKLAYVLMVSVLLTSCTTTQNMELPNNFKLESPKAARSIEEEEQLNEADEKNFLTQEELKVQDVEETVVYVDRPVYVPEQHDNPETENKKLTGYDAVTDSQKRATQKPEHYKSGTFFYQFNDNFVFEVYAQPYHLTDIVLEEGEVVIGTPLLSEDESVWELTAGVAKNPITGKDVQHLFVKPAYSKQDSSLVIITDRRVYHFRLRSFSDTHMAMVKFSYPLEKNVWAKKEDPNKGREIISDYLRVSNPELLSFDYKIKYSRFKKPEFLPNRIYDDGQCTYIQVEPVVLQKKLPVLFNEKNEIVNYSVHKNTFVIPRLINKITLRLGKEKVVVEKKVTKKTDLEKTEPTEESEAGGDE; encoded by the coding sequence ATGAAAAGAAAACTTGCATATGTGCTTATGGTAAGCGTTCTGCTTACCTCATGCACGACCACACAGAACATGGAACTTCCCAACAACTTTAAGTTGGAGTCACCAAAAGCCGCTCGTTCCATTGAGGAAGAAGAGCAGCTTAACGAAGCTGACGAAAAGAACTTTCTGACACAAGAAGAATTGAAGGTACAGGATGTTGAGGAAACAGTAGTATATGTGGACCGTCCTGTTTATGTTCCTGAACAGCACGACAATCCCGAAACTGAAAATAAAAAGCTCACGGGCTATGATGCGGTAACTGACAGCCAGAAGCGGGCTACACAGAAGCCGGAGCATTATAAAAGTGGGACATTCTTCTATCAGTTCAATGATAACTTTGTCTTCGAAGTCTACGCCCAGCCTTATCATCTTACGGACATTGTTCTGGAAGAAGGCGAAGTCGTTATTGGAACTCCCCTGCTTTCGGAGGATGAATCGGTCTGGGAGTTGACGGCGGGAGTTGCAAAAAATCCAATTACAGGAAAGGATGTGCAGCATCTTTTCGTAAAACCAGCCTATTCAAAGCAGGACTCCTCTCTTGTGATTATTACAGACCGTCGTGTTTATCATTTCCGCTTGCGTTCGTTTTCGGATACGCACATGGCTATGGTGAAGTTCTCATACCCGCTTGAAAAGAATGTCTGGGCAAAGAAGGAAGACCCGAATAAAGGTCGTGAGATTATAAGCGACTATCTGCGGGTATCAAATCCTGAGCTTCTTTCCTTCGACTACAAAATCAAATATTCGCGATTCAAAAAGCCGGAGTTTTTGCCGAACCGCATTTATGACGACGGACAGTGCACCTATATTCAAGTTGAGCCGGTTGTCCTTCAGAAAAAGCTGCCTGTTCTGTTTAATGAGAAAAACGAAATCGTGAATTACAGCGTTCATAAAAACACTTTCGTGATTCCTCGCCTTATCAACAAGATCACACTCAGACTTGGGAAAGAAAAGGTTGTGGTTGAAAAGAAAGTCACGAAGAAAACCGACTTGGAAAAGACTGAACCAACGGAAGAATCTGAGGCTGGAGGTGATGAATGA